A genomic window from Salvia miltiorrhiza cultivar Shanhuang (shh) chromosome 5, IMPLAD_Smil_shh, whole genome shotgun sequence includes:
- the LOC131025064 gene encoding LOB domain-containing protein 40-like, translating to MGISCNGCRVLRKGCSEDCSLKPCLEWLNSPQSQANATLFLAKFYGRAGLLNLIAAAPSHRRPEIFRSLLYEACGRIINPVHGSVGLMSSGDWPRCHAAVEAVLGGVHLVSPCDIRHAPKGRDRRKRSTSSAAAESEAKFTITGWDHNKDLLVIDEKSGRAPSHDSFSTETVEPSLVSFDDQGTIPEPRLSEVGLELTLGLNPVLHTYLSAVIHISDSQ from the exons ATGGGAATAAGCTGCAATGGCTGCCGAGTTCTCCGCAAAGGCTGCAGCGAAGATTGCAGTCTAAAACCTTGTCTCGAGTGGCTTAACTCACCCCAATCTCAAGCCAACGCCACCTTGTTTCTCGCCAAATTCTACGGCCGCGCCGGCCTCCTCAACCTCATCGCCGCCGCCCCTTCTCATCGCCGCCCCG AAATTTTTAGGTCACTCCTCTACGAAGCCTGTGGACGGATCATCAACCCCGTCCACGGCTCCGTCGGGCTGATGAGCTCCGGCGACTGGCCCCGCTGCCACGCCGCCGTGGAGGCCGTTCTCGGTGGCGTCCATCT CGTCTCGCCCTGCGACATCCGCCACGCCCCCAAGGGTCGGGACCGCCGCAAACGGTCCACCTCGTCGGCGGCGGCCGAGTCGGAGGCGAAATTCACTATCACGGGGTGGGATCATAACAAAGATTTATTAGTGATCGATGAGAAATCGGGAAGGGCTCCGAGTCATGACTCGTTCTCGACTGAAACGGTGGAGCCGAGCTTAGTGAGCTTTGATGATCAAGGAACGATTCCGGAGCCTCGACTCAGTGAGGTGGGGCTCGAGTTGACTTTGGGGCTTAATCCAGTGCTCCACACCTACCTATCTGCAGTCATACACATTTCTGATAGCCAATGA